One Roseimaritima multifibrata DNA window includes the following coding sequences:
- a CDS encoding PulJ/GspJ family protein has protein sequence MFLPSRRRHGRSAFTLIEMLIAMAVTLLMMAALGRMFQSIGRGMQDSRANVEMSAKLRSVTFRLKEELSLATANMQPPLASGDGSGYFVYHDGPMTDATTMMLTGGIALVDDQVIDYRSTSKFGDFDDYIAFTAVAPGSEYFTGVVPYGVVSGAYPGRYPAGAMAASALVPIESKYAEIIYWVQPVMEAGVVVDRNSDGLPDLMNLHRRVLLIRPDLNNAAGLLPVVGTVPGTSPSPVNTMMVMRRYDGSTIASTGAPQYYYGETYPGNYDQQLEIYQDCDLSIRRPLQANGLPAAGGQVAANSLSDLAMPHNRFAHVRIPGGTGVMSSIGTATTMTSMPILDLAGPASIPYLTNNAALLSGRTTIETTSGFLSAAYSLRGSRAGEDVVLSNLTAFDVKIFDPEAPVLIHSGPDGIPGYSNTAASYGELGSDDVVLTPSDPGFFTAIRGTSPAASGAFSATSPWSFVLGSNGAFVDLDYVYKAAGTVQASSGAGTANLNAYCDSHFSNYDTSRPGSGWRFPDSLGKSGAYVQRSGGLTFYQPRFDTWAQNYEFDGFNQEVSPTGEGTIWSTNSTMANTDTGNDGLDVGGGIGIDDEGERETSAPYVSPMRAIQIKIRIEDQSTRLLRELMVTQEYVN, from the coding sequence ACCCTTTTGATGATGGCAGCCCTCGGCCGGATGTTTCAGTCGATTGGGCGTGGGATGCAGGACAGCCGCGCCAATGTCGAAATGAGTGCGAAGCTTCGCTCGGTGACGTTTCGGTTGAAGGAAGAGCTTTCGCTGGCAACCGCCAACATGCAGCCACCTTTGGCTTCGGGCGATGGCTCGGGGTACTTCGTTTACCACGATGGGCCGATGACCGATGCGACCACGATGATGTTGACTGGCGGGATCGCGTTGGTGGACGATCAGGTTATCGATTACCGAAGCACGAGCAAGTTCGGCGATTTCGATGACTATATCGCTTTCACCGCGGTCGCTCCTGGATCAGAGTATTTCACGGGAGTGGTTCCCTACGGTGTCGTTTCGGGTGCTTATCCTGGACGTTATCCCGCTGGAGCGATGGCGGCATCGGCGCTGGTTCCGATCGAATCCAAGTATGCCGAAATCATTTATTGGGTTCAGCCTGTGATGGAAGCTGGAGTGGTCGTCGATCGGAATTCCGACGGACTGCCAGACCTTATGAATCTGCACCGACGGGTGTTGTTGATTCGTCCCGACCTGAACAACGCTGCCGGTTTACTGCCGGTTGTCGGAACGGTTCCTGGCACCAGCCCGTCGCCGGTAAATACGATGATGGTGATGCGGCGTTACGACGGATCGACGATCGCTTCGACCGGGGCGCCTCAGTATTACTACGGCGAAACCTACCCAGGCAACTACGACCAGCAGCTGGAAATCTATCAGGATTGTGATCTTTCGATTCGCCGTCCTCTGCAAGCCAACGGGTTGCCAGCGGCTGGCGGACAGGTTGCAGCCAATTCGCTAAGCGATCTTGCGATGCCGCACAACCGATTTGCCCATGTGCGGATCCCTGGTGGAACCGGCGTGATGAGCAGTATCGGAACCGCGACCACGATGACATCGATGCCCATTTTGGACTTGGCAGGGCCTGCAAGTATTCCCTACCTGACCAACAATGCCGCTTTGCTGTCGGGGCGAACCACGATCGAAACCACCAGCGGTTTCCTGAGCGCCGCCTACTCGCTGCGTGGATCGCGAGCGGGTGAAGATGTCGTCTTGTCCAATCTGACCGCGTTTGATGTGAAGATCTTTGACCCCGAGGCGCCCGTGTTGATCCATTCGGGACCCGATGGGATTCCCGGGTATTCGAACACGGCAGCAAGTTACGGTGAACTGGGAAGCGATGACGTTGTTCTCACCCCTTCGGATCCAGGTTTTTTTACTGCGATTCGAGGTACTTCCCCGGCAGCCAGCGGAGCCTTTAGCGCAACGTCGCCATGGAGTTTCGTCTTGGGAAGCAATGGAGCTTTTGTTGATTTGGATTACGTCTATAAAGCGGCCGGGACCGTGCAAGCTTCTTCCGGAGCGGGTACCGCAAATCTGAATGCCTACTGTGATTCGCACTTCAGTAATTACGACACCAGTCGGCCCGGTTCGGGTTGGCGATTCCCGGATTCGCTGGGCAAATCGGGGGCTTACGTGCAGCGTTCCGGTGGTTTGACTTTCTATCAGCCTCGTTTTGATACCTGGGCTCAGAACTACGAATTCGACGGGTTTAACCAAGAGGTTAGCCCTACAGGCGAAGGAACGATCTGGTCGACCAATTCGACGATGGCAAACACCGATACGGGGAACGATGGTCTGGACGTTGGCGGTGGCATTGGAATCGATGATGAAGGGGAGCGAGAAACGAGTGCTCCGTATGTCTCGCCGATGCGAGCGATTCAGATTAAGATCCGTATCGAAGACCAGTCGACACGGTTGTTGCGTGAGCTGATGGTTACTCAAGAGTACGTAAATTAA